Genomic window (Drosophila ananassae strain 14024-0371.13 chromosome 3L, ASM1763931v2, whole genome shotgun sequence):
TTTATGAATTACGGTGATCGGCAGACCATTGACTAGCAAAACAGGCGCTGGTTTGCTACAAATAATTGCGTTAACATTACCACTGCTACGGCTATCAGATATAGTCATTGTTGATACTTGTATTGCATAGTAGTAGGTATAGGTAGGCAGAGTTATTGTAGTACTCGCAAGCTATCTCTTCCGTCTACGTTTATCGACATGGGTACTCTTACAAATAACTTAAACATTATGCAGCTTAAACCCTAGGCGATTTAAGTTTTAATTCCGACTCAAGTTGAACTTCTAGCGGCAATTTTGTCCCTGCTTACATACTCGTACAGGTGAAGGGTGTGGGGGCTGTGTAAAAACTAACATAAAGTCTTCTTATCAGCACAGTTAAGTACGTTGATCTCAAATGAGCTTATATACAAATGAATGAGTTGGTCTTCTCGCGAAGCCTTCGGACGACTGCAACTTCCGAGGGACTTAATGTTGGGAGCATCGAATCGAATATGTTGAATCTGCGACCACAAGGCCGCAATAAGTTGACTTATTGTGCGAAAATCAGATCATACTTTAGGCTAAGGGACTTAAACTTATTGGCCTCGACTCCCTCGACTCTATCCTCTGAATTTTCTTACAAGTTCGATGTAAAGGACTCGCCTCAGCAATATGAACCTTGGTCGGGGTGCAGGGCTTCAAGGGTCTAACCTAATTCTGCTCGACAGGATTACCTGGTTGGGGCCTTAACCTAAATCATAGGTGGTGGGTGACTGGGGCACTGGGACGAGTCTAAACATCGGTGACCTGATGGCTGGCAGTACAAATTGTGGCATGCGGCACTGTGGCGGGAGCAGAGTTGCGTCTTCCCCGCTCCGACgccgcctgctgctgctgattttggagctggagctggagcggaTGGGGTTGCTGCTGGCGGTTACTACTGCTGGGACTACGACTACGTGGAAGGTAGTGGTTGGGGGGAGCAAAACTACTCATGGCACTGGCCTCCAGTTGCTGCAGGGGCTGCTGCgcctgctggtgttgctgcccCTGTGGCAGGGCCACCACTATGACCGGCACTTCCTCAATGGAGGGCTGGGCCATGGCCACTGCGGCGATGGGGGCCGAGTGCTGAGGACTCGGGGTCTGGTATATTTGGTCACCCACCACATAGCCGTAAAACTTGAGCACGTCCAACTTGCACATGGGGCAGGTTCGGTGCTCGATGAGCCACGGGTCGATGCAGTTTTTATGGAACTCGTGCCTGGAAGGAACAGAAATTAGAATTGGATGGAGCTCCAATGCAGGAAAACTTACTTGCAAGGCAGAATCCGAATGGTGTCCGTGGGCTTGTAGGCCTCGATGCATATGGCACAGCAGTCACTATCGACATCCTTCTCGTCACTGATTTTTCCCGTCTTTGTCGGGATCTTCATGATGGCCTTTTTCGTTACCGAGCACAGATTTCGCTGGAAATCATAAAAATAGTAAGCTTCGGGAGAAATGATTGCCTGTAGCTGTTGCTTACCGATTGCTGGTCCTTCGCCTGCATATAACGAAAGCGTTGGATGTAGTAGAAGACGAGCCAGACCAAGGATATAATCATCAGGACAATAAAGGATATGGACACAAAGAGCACGGATGTCCTGCAAGAGAAATCGGGAGATTTACATGATATGTTAGACAAACTGCTTGAGTCTATATAGTGTAAAATTATTTTACACAAAGCAGTAAACTGCTGCCACTAAGCAGTTCAATTCCAATAAGAATGTGCAGATGGATGGCAAATAGCACATTGTGTCGGAGACGGCCGCAAGGGGACGTAGCTCAGTGGTAGAGCGCTCGCTTCGCATGTGAGAAGTCCCGGGTTCAAACCCCGGCGTCTCCAGTAGCGAaagatttcttttttgttttatttacgatacttataataatattatccATTTTTCTTTATACTGGCCTTATTTCAAAGTGAAGTTATTCGTATAACAGGCGGTTTATAAAGGTGATTCTTTTATagggaaaataaatgtttttcatTGCGTTTGATTGTTAGGGACAGCAATAAAAGGGTACAAGAAATTCGACTCGGGGAAAAAAAATCgtatatttcaatatttaatggaTCGATAAAGCAGTTGTAAGTATAGAACAAAATTCTACTTTCTGTATATTGGAATTTGGTCACAGGCAGAATGCAAGGGGACGTAGCTCAGTGGTAGAGCGCTCGCTTCGCATGTGAGAAGTCCCGGGTTCAAACCCCGGCGTCTCCATCGCTAAACGAATATTCTTTTTTGCtttcttcttattttcttttaaggGGCTGTTTGTGTATTATTTAACAGGACGtgacaaattttttaattttgatagacccatctttaaaaattagGAAGCGTtaactataattttttgtttgagaGAAGTTCAAAGAAATTGTTTAGAACTTAGTAAGAAATTCAAAAATgtgaatattaatattaaaaggGAAAATAAGGAATAGTTTGAAAGTAATGtcattgtttttaaattaaacaattacATTGAAATGCCCATTATCCTATGGGGGACGTAGCTCAGTGGTAGAGCGCTCGCTTCGCATGTGAGAAGTCCCGGGTTCAAACCCCGGCGTCTCCAGTCTGGACTGGTTAGTTTTTTTCATCCTTTTTTACACTTTTCGTTATATTTTGGAACTCACCGATTCAGACTGCTAACTGTCCGAACGCCACGACGTCCCTCGATGATGGAGAGCGTCACATTGAAGCCCCTGTCCAGCGTCATGGCCAGGTCCTGGCCAATGTTTTGGTAGGTTATCACAGCGGCAATGTTTCCTGACGGAAGATCTAGGTTAGTTGGCTGTCGGGTCGGATACCCCAGTGCACTCACGTGTCTTGCCCTTGATCTGCATCTTCTCCAGCTGCATCACTTGCTTGTCGTTGTAGATGATCACCCCGGCGGCGTTCTGCTGGTATACGTGCTTCACCTTCTCCTCGAAGGTGCAGCGTCCCCGCCGGACCAGGGCTATCCAGGTGACGCCCTTCTCGGGTGTGGGGTTGCCCATGGTGCCCCGGATGTAGGGCGTGCAGGCGTAGTCGTCGCTGACGTTGTCCGATGCGCTGATGTGGATGAGGCGGCCCGTTACATTCAGAACCCGGCCCTCTCCGTAACGGGCCTGCTCCTGAGGGAAGTCGGTCTCGCAGATAGTGTTTCCGTGGTCTGGGTACGACCAGTTTAGGAAGGCGTAGTTGTAGACGTCCACGGCGATCCGCTCCTCCATACCGGCGAAGGTGTGGGTGGCGTTGGCCGGCCTGAAGTAGCGCTCCAGGTCCTGGTTGGCAATGGACATGGCAGCTACCAAGGTGGTGGTGGTCGTGGTAGACGTGAGGTGGGGCAGACCCCCGAGCAGCAGCACCAGGCCGCCGAGGAGGAGCATTTCCCGTAGAAACATGGCGCAGGCGGTAGACTCACAGGTTCTTCTGTCGCTGTTCAATCAGAATCGCTCATCCGAGCGGGTGTGGTTCGGCAACTGAAGCGAAAGCAATGAGTTTGGCAAAATAATCAGAAAAAGCACTGTGTTTATCGGGTGATAAGGGCTGCGTTTAAAAAACGGCTATGGCTATAGCTGTAGCTCGCGGCGAGCGGCTATTTTAACCCTGCTTTATGGCGATCTCTAACATGATAAGGCCTTTATCGCTACTACGCGCTATTGAATTCAACTGGCAGCACTTTCGCATCTGCGAGTAGTGAAGACTGCTAATTTTATTGAGTATGATATCGGGTAGCCTACTGGGCTTATATGTATTCAAGCCTTGCGAAAAGATTGTTATTCTCGTTCTCGCAGGACAAGGCGTGGGTGTGGACTGACGCCGAGAAGTGGTTTGGCGGGACAGGCGACGTGACTCTGAGCCGCGACAACAACCGGCTTTCAGGGGCAGGGAAGGGAAAATTTGCATTTCGCCGGGCCTTGGACCTTGGCTAAGACACCTACTCGGATGGCAGTGCCTCTGGCTGGTTTGTAAATTATTGCTCTCTTCTTTTTTAAGGAAGGCACACAGAGAATAATTTCTACCAGACACTGATTCAAATAGGCCTTCAAACAAAGCCTATTTCAAACTCCCTATTCATATCATATTATCCGGGAATAGGAGCGTAGAAATAAGTACTGGGGAGTCTAAGGTCGGCTCCAGTCGGGAACTTGTATTGTTGGGCCTTACCAACGATCTGAGCCAAATACCAATGAAAGGGGCAGCCACGCGTGTGGCTGGTTTGGGATAATGACCCTGACAGTTGCTGCCAAAAGTGTGCATTCGGCACGGAATACGCGATGCACATCTGTATGGAATGCCTCGCCCCAGTGCAGCagaaataaaagtgaaaaatggCCCGAGTGACTTTGGCACTCTGATTCGAGTCCGTTTTTTGCCCCAGTCGACCGAAAGCGCCTGAAAGCGTTAACCTTATGCTGTCAGTGTGGATGCGAGAATGTGGGTGTGCCGATGTGGGAGCTTCTTGTGGCTCTGGTGCTCTCATTCCCAGATAAGCCAGGTAAATGAAAATATGGAATAATCAAACTTATtcgcatatatgtatatacagaGAACAACGGTCGGTGCTGGAAATGCCACAGGGTTCTGAACAGCGGGTTCATTTGTTTCCGTTTCGCAATTAACATTCTTGCACCAGAAATACTAAGATGTTTTTTTCTCAGCGGAGGGAGATTAGGTTCGCTCGTAGGTGAATCTGTTTACTTTTTAATCAACGATTGTTTGGTGGCGCATGTTGCGGCTATTGCacttattgttatttttataaattctctTTTATTTGATTTGGCCAGATGCCAGACCAAGGGGAACAACGACCAACGTATTGCCATCAAATAAACAGCACACACCGCCGGGCTGGGGGCATGTGGGTGGATATTTTCATTTGGCCGAATGGCTAACCATTTCAAACACATTTTTCTGTTTATTGAATTGGATCATCGAAGTATACAGGTTGCTGAAAAATTCCCATAGACTGTCTTCGCGTAAAAGACCTATAAATGGTATTCTGGCTAAAACTTTATAATTACTCATGGGACTAGAGATGTGATTAAAAAGCACAACCGAATAGCCAACACTCGCATTCCGATTTCGACAGTCTgagaataaattaaaataaaaatagaaacacatttgtttattttcctatTGCGAAACGTGATTTGCAAAAACGTGCTTCGGATGATAATCATTATTCAATAATTTATGAATGTGTAGTTCAAATGTGTGGGGTATttgaatataaacaaatatttggacaGACGCATTTTATATTCTCTCCAGTTGAACATTTCTTTTCGGCTATGGCATATTTGATAAATTAGTGCGAGCCAGAAGAGGAAGGAAGTGAAGCCGAGGCATTTGCATAAGCCAACTGCAAGTTTCGGGGCAGGTTTTCGTTTTCAAAGAGGTCTCTCAGACAGCTTCCGGGGCCAAAAATATGCCAAATCTACTCTGAAGAAGCTACGGACTTTGGTCGTCAGCTAATCTCGTTGAAAATAATCTTTCAACTGTTGTAGTGAAACAGAACtcgaaaataaattgtttgaGATTCAATTGGAGCTTTCGAGCCAAGCTGCAGCGGAAGTCTGCACTTTAAACCATCTATCCGGGACCAAAAAGTTTGGATTTGCCATTCCAGTGATTTTGATGCGTTTCTGTGCGCTCTGCTGGGCTCGGAGCACTCCGGTCGAGGCGGAGCAGGGAACGCGGTTACCTGGGGCAGGTGTGCGGGCTTGTTTGTGCAACTGTAATTGTTCCCAGATACTCGAAAACACACAGCAGAGCTCTGGATGGGGCGAGGGGCCTAATTTATTCAGCCCGATATTGTAACAGCATTTATTGTTGCACTCACAATCGGCAACATTACTCTACAAACAATACTATAGTTGTAATTATGGCCTGTCGAATAAAAGCTCCCAGAAGCAATTAGCATGTTGAAAGCAAAAGGAATTATCCAGTGCTGTATTTAATTCAACTTGCGATACGTCCGGGGTTGCAACTCCTAGATTGTAGCTGGCTTCTTTCGTTATCTTCCCCTTCCTGCGGCAACCTAGCATTGCGGTTCCTCGACGAACAATAGTTTAATCGGTTTTGCGATTAGGGACTATTTCAGGGCGATGGTACGATCCAAGAGATGTCTTTATCGCAGTTGCCCCAACACTTTCCCTCTTTTAACGCTGGCGACGAGgccaaaaatagaaataagTGTCTCAAAAGACCCCTCCCCTGATCCCGTCCAGGCCCGGCACCTTGTGGTCGATGTCGTCGGTGGCCGATGTTCTGCTTGTTTGCATGTTGCAACATCTGTGCAAGCGGAGCAGTCAGAAACATACGCCAGAACATGTTCAGAACACACTCTGATATGGTTCCAAATATAAATAAGTAGGCAGGCACTGTCGTGTGTGTGCAGCCACACCCACGCACACCATTTCGAAGCTCCCAATCCCCCTAAAAGTA
Coding sequences:
- the LOC6494374 gene encoding protein goliath, translating into MFLREMLLLGGLVLLLGGLPHLTSTTTTTTLVAAMSIANQDLERYFRPANATHTFAGMEERIAVDVYNYAFLNWSYPDHGNTICETDFPQEQARYGEGRVLNVTGRLIHISASDNVSDDYACTPYIRGTMGNPTPEKGVTWIALVRRGRCTFEEKVKHVYQQNAAGVIIYNDKQVMQLEKMQIKGKTRNIAAVITYQNIGQDLAMTLDRGFNVTLSIIEGRRGVRTVSSLNRTSVLFVSISFIVLMIISLVWLVFYYIQRFRYMQAKDQQSRNLCSVTKKAIMKIPTKTGKISDEKDVDSDCCAICIEAYKPTDTIRILPCKHEFHKNCIDPWLIEHRTCPMCKLDVLKFYGYVFLGSEESILEYQPDPPEGVTALAATASAPATESGGSAPAPSRALADLIHSRDFVIDFPRVFVLDSGSVVGARDVLFPERLPERSQSSLSLRQARDWMSLMSNKLEEQQGLRRLRKDEMQQQLLTARDSARHRRSRSADGRYSTGCFGGRQRQATAPGQPQLHSQLQPQPQLQPDATQLRRTSSTQALQQLTDASYAQSRQRQRETFDFARTRRRFMRRESDEISLRSLPRRGAGAGNAPPPPPPQRGREVAGGAAPSNDQVTIQINGEGVDLNE